A single region of the Demequina sp. genome encodes:
- a CDS encoding MFS transporter, which produces MQTFASLKFFNFRLWLAGGLVSNIGTWMQRVAQDWLVLTALTHDSGTAVGIVTGLQFLPFLLLSPYAGVIVDRFDSRKLLMVTQGVAGALGIGLGTLVLTDTVALWHVYVFAFALGVVSAFDNPARQTFVTQLVEAPNLPNAVGLNSASFNAARLIGPGIAGVLIAAVGTGWVFMINGLTFAATIIALLAMRIRELIPHERVARRKGQVREGVRYVRRRADIVVIMIIVAVVSALGLNFQMTSALMARVEFDKGAGEYGILGSIMAIGSLAGALLAARRGRPRLRYIVGAAALFGVSTGLMALAPTYGVYALLTIPAGFFAITLLTTCNAWVQTTTAPTMRGRVMSLYMMVLMGATPIGSPVVGWIGEAIGPRWAIAVGAISAIVVALAAAWWSKRYWNLELSYAMHRPFVRVAYGRTTSEAYAAQREDAKLKISEQQAENARGQG; this is translated from the coding sequence ATGCAGACCTTCGCCTCCCTCAAGTTCTTCAACTTCCGCCTGTGGCTCGCCGGCGGCCTGGTGTCGAACATCGGGACGTGGATGCAGCGCGTCGCCCAGGACTGGCTGGTCCTCACGGCGCTCACGCACGACTCGGGCACCGCCGTTGGCATCGTGACGGGCCTGCAGTTCCTGCCGTTCCTGCTCCTATCTCCGTATGCGGGCGTCATCGTCGACCGCTTCGACTCCCGCAAGCTGCTCATGGTCACGCAGGGGGTGGCTGGCGCGCTCGGCATCGGCCTCGGGACGCTCGTGCTCACCGACACCGTGGCGCTGTGGCACGTGTACGTGTTCGCGTTCGCGCTCGGCGTGGTCTCCGCCTTTGACAATCCCGCCCGCCAGACCTTCGTGACCCAGCTGGTCGAGGCGCCGAACCTTCCGAACGCGGTGGGCCTCAACTCCGCGAGCTTCAACGCCGCGCGGCTCATCGGCCCCGGCATCGCCGGCGTGCTCATCGCGGCGGTGGGCACCGGGTGGGTGTTCATGATCAACGGCCTCACCTTCGCCGCCACGATCATCGCGCTGCTGGCGATGCGCATCCGCGAGCTCATCCCCCACGAGCGGGTTGCCCGACGCAAGGGCCAAGTGCGCGAGGGCGTGCGCTACGTGCGACGTCGGGCGGACATCGTCGTCATCATGATCATCGTCGCTGTGGTCAGCGCGCTGGGCCTCAACTTCCAAATGACGAGCGCGCTCATGGCCCGCGTGGAGTTCGACAAGGGCGCTGGCGAATACGGGATCCTGGGCTCGATCATGGCGATCGGCTCGCTTGCCGGCGCGCTCCTCGCGGCCCGCCGCGGTCGGCCGCGGCTTCGCTACATCGTCGGAGCCGCGGCGCTGTTCGGCGTCTCGACGGGGCTCATGGCCCTCGCGCCCACCTATGGCGTCTACGCGCTGCTCACGATCCCCGCGGGCTTCTTCGCCATCACGCTGCTCACCACGTGCAACGCGTGGGTGCAGACGACCACGGCGCCCACGATGCGCGGCCGTGTCATGAGCCTCTACATGATGGTGCTGATGGGCGCGACGCCCATCGGATCGCCCGTCGTGGGGTGGATCGGCGAGGCCATCGGCCCCCGTTGGGCGATCGCCGTTGGCGCGATCTCGGCGATCGTCGTGGCACTGGCCGCGGCGTGGTGGTCCAAGCGCTACTGGAATCTCGAGCTCAGCTACGCGATGCATCGGCCCTTCGTGCGGGTCGCCTACGGCCGCACCACCTCCGAGGCCTACGCGGCCCAGCGCGAGGACGCCAAACTCAAGATCAGCGAGCAGCAGGCGGAGAACGCGCGCGGCCAGGGCTAG
- a CDS encoding phage holin family protein — MRRRIAEAIAQLLAIAITVWLTPGVSADHWWSLVIAAVLVAGVSWALRPALAWCARRFGWPGAALTALFAQAVVLGLALALTPGMHMDTLWHLVLASWIYGAVAAILFWLFGASGDDYLIDYAIRLARRRPAPEVDDAEGVLFLQLDGVPAPVLDYEVRAGNLPTIARWLRDGTHTWTEWTARVPSTTPVSQAGILHGTTENLPPSGGTTASLDACSSPTSLPMPP, encoded by the coding sequence ATGCGCCGCCGCATAGCAGAGGCGATCGCGCAACTGCTCGCCATCGCCATCACGGTGTGGCTGACGCCGGGCGTGAGCGCGGACCACTGGTGGTCCCTCGTGATCGCGGCCGTCCTTGTGGCCGGGGTGTCCTGGGCGCTCCGGCCCGCGCTCGCCTGGTGTGCCCGACGCTTTGGCTGGCCGGGCGCCGCACTCACCGCGCTCTTCGCCCAAGCGGTGGTGCTTGGGCTTGCGCTCGCGCTGACGCCCGGCATGCACATGGACACGCTGTGGCACCTCGTGCTCGCGTCGTGGATCTACGGCGCCGTAGCGGCGATCCTGTTCTGGCTGTTCGGCGCGAGCGGCGACGACTACCTCATCGACTACGCGATCCGGCTCGCGCGCCGGCGCCCGGCCCCGGAGGTGGACGACGCCGAGGGCGTGCTGTTCCTCCAACTGGATGGGGTCCCTGCGCCGGTGCTGGACTATGAGGTGCGGGCCGGGAACCTCCCCACCATCGCACGCTGGCTGCGAGATGGCACCCACACCTGGACCGAGTGGACGGCCCGCGTCCCCTCCACCACGCCCGTGAGCCAGGCGGGGATCCTGCACGGCACAACGGAGAACCTGCCGCCTTCCGGTGGTACGACCGCGAGCTTGGACGCATGCTCGTCGCCAACAAGCCTGCCGATGCCGCCGTGA
- a CDS encoding EAL domain-containing protein, whose product MRRARSSSARLDAYVAAVITLGVIALAFILLSTDWDELIHGIPVWPTLLLAFAAIAGEVKPIVLPRAGRSDRTLSTSAPFVLALVGVAGLTVGVVVQVLASLTDDALQHRAPKKSLFNTAQYTLSVASAGLVYAALTGYSPLSAPMAVEPRDILALMAGGLVMFAVNWVLVAGIVSRVTDQRLFAVLRSDVRDFFVSNLVLLSIGGIAALIAAEGAWALILLAAPVIAAHLFTQSAARHAHDATHDQLTGLGNRAQLHYEIVKGLANAQRSKTDGPGLVLLDLDHFKDINDTLGHPFGDLILRKVADELTAAAPENATVHRLGGDEFAVVVFGDMLDTATAARNLLGALDTPVHIEGLELLVRASAGVAVAPHHGDDSDTLMKNVDIALYHAKLERDRISLYSSEFDINTLERLQLLADLRTAIHSNELHVVYQPQLDLSDGKLVGVEALVRWRHPRRGEVTAEEFIALAESSGLVVPLTAYVMNAALAELAEWRAQGHELRMAVNLSARLLSDLALPDQVRDALLRHDVPASSLVLEVTETGILADAVRADTVVHALRGLGVAIAIDDYGTGNASLNYLKRLEIDELKIDRSFVSNIGTENHDLIIVRSTISLARALGLRVVAEGIEDEATAVALRELGCPIGQGFHLGIPVPASEISPFFKGGSRAGAQPA is encoded by the coding sequence GTGCGGCGAGCACGCTCGTCATCCGCGCGACTCGACGCTTATGTCGCCGCGGTCATCACTCTCGGCGTAATCGCGCTCGCCTTCATCCTTCTGTCAACCGACTGGGATGAGCTCATCCACGGCATCCCGGTATGGCCGACGCTGTTGCTGGCTTTCGCCGCGATCGCGGGTGAGGTGAAGCCGATCGTCCTTCCCCGGGCGGGCAGATCCGACCGCACCCTTTCGACCTCGGCCCCCTTCGTGCTCGCCCTCGTGGGCGTGGCTGGGTTGACCGTCGGCGTCGTTGTCCAGGTCCTCGCCAGTCTCACGGACGACGCGCTGCAGCACCGCGCACCCAAGAAGTCACTCTTCAACACCGCCCAGTACACGCTCAGTGTGGCCAGCGCGGGCCTCGTCTACGCGGCGCTGACCGGCTATTCGCCGCTGTCGGCGCCCATGGCCGTGGAACCCCGCGACATCCTCGCGCTCATGGCGGGCGGTCTAGTCATGTTCGCTGTGAACTGGGTGTTGGTAGCGGGGATCGTCTCGCGCGTCACTGATCAGCGTCTATTCGCCGTTCTGCGGAGCGACGTGCGTGACTTCTTTGTGAGCAACCTCGTCCTCCTCAGCATCGGCGGAATCGCGGCACTCATCGCCGCCGAGGGCGCATGGGCTCTGATTCTGCTCGCCGCCCCCGTCATCGCGGCGCACCTGTTCACGCAGTCCGCCGCGCGCCACGCGCATGACGCCACCCACGACCAGCTCACGGGTCTTGGCAACAGAGCGCAACTGCACTACGAGATCGTCAAGGGACTCGCGAACGCGCAACGGTCCAAGACCGACGGCCCCGGCCTCGTCCTACTCGACCTTGACCACTTCAAGGACATCAACGACACGCTCGGCCACCCCTTCGGCGACCTCATCCTGCGCAAGGTCGCCGATGAGCTCACGGCGGCCGCGCCGGAGAACGCGACCGTCCACCGCCTCGGCGGCGACGAGTTCGCGGTCGTGGTGTTCGGCGACATGCTGGACACGGCAACCGCCGCGCGCAACCTCCTCGGCGCGCTTGACACTCCCGTCCACATCGAGGGGCTCGAACTGCTCGTGAGGGCGAGCGCGGGCGTCGCCGTCGCCCCACACCACGGTGACGACTCCGACACCCTCATGAAGAACGTGGACATCGCGCTGTATCACGCGAAGCTCGAGCGCGACCGCATCAGCCTGTACTCCTCGGAGTTCGACATCAACACTCTTGAGCGGCTGCAGCTCCTCGCGGATCTCCGCACGGCCATTCACTCCAACGAACTGCACGTGGTCTACCAGCCACAGCTCGATCTCAGCGACGGCAAGCTGGTGGGCGTTGAGGCGCTCGTGCGTTGGCGCCACCCGCGGCGCGGCGAGGTCACCGCCGAGGAGTTCATTGCCCTCGCGGAGAGTTCCGGCCTTGTGGTCCCGCTCACCGCCTACGTCATGAACGCGGCTCTCGCCGAACTCGCCGAGTGGCGCGCGCAGGGCCACGAGCTCCGCATGGCCGTGAACCTCTCCGCGCGCCTGCTCTCCGACCTCGCCCTCCCCGATCAGGTGCGTGATGCCCTGCTTCGCCACGACGTCCCGGCGAGCTCGTTGGTCCTCGAGGTGACGGAGACCGGCATTCTGGCCGACGCCGTGCGCGCCGACACCGTGGTCCACGCTTTGCGCGGGCTTGGCGTGGCAATCGCGATCGATGACTACGGCACCGGCAACGCATCCCTCAATTACCTCAAGCGACTCGAGATCGACGAGCTCAAGATCGACCGCTCGTTCGTGAGCAATATCGGCACCGAGAACCACGACCTGATCATCGTCCGCTCGACGATCTCGCTGGCACGTGCCCTCGGCCTCAGGGTGGTCGCCGAAGGCATCGAGGACGAGGCGACCGCGGTCGCTTTGCGCGAACTCGGCTGCCCCATTGGCCAGGGCTTCCATCTGGGAATCCCCGTTCCAGCGTCGGAAATCTCGCCGTTCTTCAAGGGCGGCAGCCGCGCTGGCGCGCAACCCGCCTAG
- a CDS encoding DUF6458 family protein produces MALGGGIFLIVVGAILAFAVKDSWDAVDLTMVGYICLAVGVLAIIISLVVNAQNRNTKHTEVVDQHVDERRIDPTA; encoded by the coding sequence ATGGCTCTCGGAGGCGGCATTTTCCTCATCGTCGTTGGCGCGATCCTCGCGTTCGCGGTCAAGGACTCCTGGGATGCGGTTGACCTGACGATGGTCGGCTACATCTGCCTCGCGGTCGGCGTGTTGGCGATCATCATCTCGCTGGTCGTGAACGCGCAGAACCGCAACACCAAGCACACCGAGGTGGTCGACCAGCACGTGGACGAGCGCCGGATCGACCCCACGGCGTAG
- a CDS encoding alkaline phosphatase family protein, producing the protein MLVANKPADAAVIEARISDGAGLLADDGVSISNLFSGDAATAQLTMSSLENKGKALGASGSYAAFLTHPTGLARGVTLTIGEMVKEVFQARRQRRHDVTPRIHRGGAYVALRGVTNVLLRDLNVALVADAMLSGRKAIYADFVDYDEIAHHAGVTRPESLASLYGLDRVVGSLERLARSGAAPRRYRIVLVSDHGQSQGATFLQRTGESLADFVSSHAAGAAAVGEEEGEARGRVRALIEGLGESLPARVISRAVPNTAVPDAAAGDAPEPGIAVVGSGNLGAIWFTDSQERLTLAQLEAAHPGLIEALATHPAVGFVVVQGATGPVAVGAHGAMHLETGAVTGEDPLEAFPAARADFARVSAFASAPDIYVNSLYDASLGEVAAFEELVGCHGGLGGWQTRPLLVHPADWTVDASLSGASGLLEGAETVHRQLVRWLEGLGHRADLAIMEPTPRV; encoded by the coding sequence ATGCTCGTCGCCAACAAGCCTGCCGATGCCGCCGTGATCGAAGCCAGGATCAGCGACGGCGCGGGACTGCTTGCGGACGACGGCGTCTCTATCTCCAACCTCTTCAGCGGCGACGCTGCCACTGCCCAACTGACCATGAGCTCGCTGGAGAACAAGGGCAAAGCCTTGGGGGCGTCGGGCAGCTATGCGGCCTTCCTCACGCACCCGACCGGGCTTGCGCGAGGCGTGACCCTCACCATTGGCGAGATGGTCAAGGAGGTGTTCCAGGCGCGGCGGCAGCGGCGGCACGACGTCACGCCCCGCATACACCGTGGGGGCGCCTACGTGGCGCTGCGCGGCGTCACCAATGTGCTGCTGCGGGATCTCAACGTGGCGCTCGTCGCGGACGCGATGCTGAGCGGCCGCAAGGCCATCTACGCGGACTTCGTCGACTACGACGAGATCGCGCACCACGCCGGCGTCACCCGGCCCGAGTCGCTCGCGTCCCTCTACGGGCTCGATCGCGTGGTGGGCTCGCTCGAGAGGCTGGCGCGGTCCGGGGCCGCGCCGCGGCGCTACCGGATCGTGCTCGTGAGCGACCACGGCCAGTCCCAGGGCGCCACGTTCCTGCAGCGGACGGGCGAGTCGCTCGCCGACTTCGTGTCCTCGCATGCCGCGGGTGCTGCGGCCGTTGGCGAGGAGGAGGGCGAGGCGCGCGGTCGCGTTCGTGCGCTCATCGAGGGGCTCGGCGAATCGCTTCCCGCTCGCGTGATCTCCCGCGCCGTGCCCAATACTGCGGTGCCCGACGCTGCTGCCGGGGATGCACCGGAGCCCGGCATCGCGGTGGTCGGCTCTGGCAACCTGGGCGCGATCTGGTTCACGGACTCTCAGGAGCGGCTCACCCTTGCGCAGCTCGAGGCCGCGCATCCCGGCCTCATCGAGGCGCTCGCGACGCACCCGGCGGTCGGGTTCGTGGTGGTGCAGGGAGCCACGGGGCCGGTAGCGGTAGGCGCACACGGCGCGATGCACCTCGAGACCGGAGCCGTGACGGGCGAGGATCCGCTCGAGGCGTTCCCCGCGGCCAGGGCGGACTTTGCGCGCGTGTCCGCGTTCGCCTCCGCACCGGACATCTACGTGAACTCGCTCTACGACGCGTCGCTCGGCGAGGTGGCGGCGTTCGAGGAGCTCGTCGGCTGCCACGGCGGGCTCGGCGGCTGGCAGACTCGGCCGCTCCTGGTGCACCCCGCGGACTGGACCGTAGACGCTTCCCTAAGTGGAGCGTCGGGCCTGCTTGAAGGGGCCGAGACCGTGCACCGGCAACTGGTGCGCTGGCTCGAGGGGCTTGGGCACCGCGCGGACTTGGCTATCATGGAGCCCACACCGCGGGTGTAG
- a CDS encoding DUF5317 domain-containing protein encodes MLVLAACVLALASPLVAGRWPAGLLLNKWKWPLLIWATLIFQTVVLMVDMPHNLAAGLHVASYAAAIGFLWLNRHFPGVYFVGAGALSNGVAIALNGGTLPASADAVARAGLDETGGFNNTAVLEDPKLPWLGDVFAWPAPLPLANTFSVGDVLIVIGAFVAAWSGARRIGQPVEDAQPVPE; translated from the coding sequence ATGCTTGTCCTCGCCGCCTGCGTGCTCGCGCTCGCGTCGCCTCTCGTCGCGGGGCGCTGGCCGGCCGGCCTGCTGCTGAACAAGTGGAAGTGGCCACTGCTGATCTGGGCCACGCTGATCTTCCAGACCGTGGTGCTCATGGTGGACATGCCCCACAACCTGGCGGCAGGACTGCACGTGGCCTCGTATGCGGCCGCGATCGGCTTCCTGTGGCTCAACCGCCACTTCCCAGGCGTCTACTTCGTCGGCGCGGGAGCACTCTCGAACGGCGTCGCCATCGCGCTGAACGGCGGCACCCTGCCTGCCTCCGCGGATGCCGTGGCGCGGGCGGGACTCGATGAGACGGGCGGCTTCAACAACACCGCCGTGCTTGAGGACCCCAAGCTGCCATGGCTCGGGGACGTCTTCGCATGGCCCGCGCCCTTGCCGCTTGCCAACACCTTCAGCGTTGGCGATGTGCTCATCGTGATTGGCGCGTTCGTGGCGGCGTGGAGCGGCGCGCGTCGTATCGGCCAACCCGTGGAGGACGCGCAACCAGTGCCGGAGTGA
- a CDS encoding MerR family transcriptional regulator produces the protein MDEEELISIGEFAALTRLSIKALRLYDENGLLTPAHVDPVSGYRYYRPNQRNRAILIGDLRRVDVPLNLIAQILDGDAALASYQDWWIAQEERHVERRGLGHYIKARLRREGQPPMDIKTRSVPERKLAVISKELFQPQLTEFIMSSFHELFSWAERNPGLRSLNTTPEDPTYVIFHGPVTPDASALVEVCIIIDGPAEPEGAIVLKREAAHEEAYTTLTREGIEFPNILAAYDAVAMWVIENGSMIESLPSREVYFADVIQMPMDAPVCDIAYPYAPKSA, from the coding sequence ATGGACGAGGAAGAGCTCATCAGCATCGGCGAGTTCGCCGCGCTGACGCGGCTGTCGATCAAGGCCCTGCGCCTGTACGACGAGAACGGTCTGCTCACCCCCGCCCACGTTGACCCGGTGTCTGGTTACCGCTACTACCGGCCAAACCAGCGCAACCGGGCCATCCTCATCGGAGACCTGCGGCGCGTGGATGTGCCGCTGAATCTCATCGCCCAGATCCTCGACGGCGACGCCGCGCTCGCGAGCTACCAGGACTGGTGGATCGCGCAAGAGGAGCGCCATGTGGAGCGCCGCGGACTGGGCCACTACATCAAGGCGCGACTGCGCAGAGAGGGGCAGCCCCCCATGGACATCAAGACCCGTTCAGTTCCCGAGCGGAAGCTCGCCGTCATCTCCAAGGAGCTGTTCCAGCCGCAGCTCACGGAGTTCATCATGAGCTCGTTCCACGAACTGTTCTCGTGGGCCGAGCGCAACCCGGGGCTACGGTCTTTGAACACGACCCCGGAGGACCCCACGTACGTGATCTTCCACGGCCCGGTGACGCCGGATGCGTCCGCCCTCGTCGAGGTCTGCATCATCATCGACGGGCCGGCAGAGCCGGAGGGCGCGATCGTGCTCAAGCGCGAGGCGGCGCACGAGGAGGCGTATACGACGCTGACGCGAGAGGGGATCGAGTTCCCCAACATCCTCGCCGCGTACGACGCGGTCGCCATGTGGGTGATCGAGAACGGTTCCATGATCGAGTCGCTGCCCTCGCGAGAGGTGTACTTCGCGGACGTGATTCAGATGCCGATGGACGCGCCCGTGTGCGACATCGCGTACCCGTATGCGCCAAAGTCCGCGTAG
- a CDS encoding SRPBCC domain-containing protein yields the protein MTIAHHDFTISRTYAYSPAQVFDMFADPKKKQLWFGANDDLESSFGTFDFRIGGTESAASDHPGGFSTTFDAEYVDIVPGERIVFTYRMTLNGDPLSASATSITLEPVEGGTLLTHTEHGIYLDGEHGAEGREEGTTDLLRLLGEALDSLA from the coding sequence ATGACCATCGCCCACCACGACTTCACCATCAGCCGCACGTACGCCTACTCGCCGGCGCAGGTCTTCGACATGTTCGCGGACCCCAAGAAGAAGCAGCTCTGGTTCGGCGCGAACGATGACCTCGAGTCGTCCTTCGGAACCTTCGACTTCCGCATCGGCGGAACGGAGAGCGCAGCGTCCGACCACCCCGGCGGATTCAGCACGACGTTCGACGCCGAGTATGTGGACATCGTGCCCGGAGAGCGCATCGTGTTCACCTACCGGATGACGCTGAACGGTGATCCGCTCTCGGCGTCGGCCACCTCGATCACCCTGGAGCCGGTCGAGGGCGGCACCCTCCTCACCCACACCGAACATGGCATCTACCTGGACGGAGAGCACGGGGCCGAGGGGCGCGAGGAGGGCACCACCGACCTGCTGCGCCTGCTCGGCGAGGCGCTCGACTCGCTCGCTTGA
- a CDS encoding TetR/AcrR family transcriptional regulator, whose translation MADKNDWRNGPEAAQLRREFREEGKRLRDELREEWMRQMAVQAEQMRANREEREAGMGHQGRGNPPRRGPGRPRGNLSREAVVDTAMRIMQRRGLDKVTMRAVAHDLNTGPASIYAHVSSMAELHGHMLDRIVGEIDLTVAEGTWRERVTLLLRDLSQELLEYPDLARSALEVRPFGENTLRFADHLIGLLEEGGITPSRRALGMDLLLLWTMGGAAEHAADAQDPATPSETIRAFREAVGDGEKYPNLAAVQDVLFMGSETTRFAWGVDALLTGIASSSDPPTV comes from the coding sequence ATGGCGGACAAAAACGACTGGCGAAACGGCCCCGAAGCCGCGCAGCTGCGTCGTGAGTTCCGCGAGGAGGGCAAGCGGCTTCGCGACGAGCTCCGCGAGGAGTGGATGCGCCAGATGGCGGTGCAAGCGGAGCAGATGCGTGCCAATCGCGAGGAGCGCGAGGCGGGCATGGGGCATCAGGGCCGCGGCAACCCTCCCCGCCGCGGACCGGGGCGCCCTCGCGGCAACCTGTCCCGAGAGGCCGTGGTGGACACGGCGATGCGCATCATGCAGCGCAGGGGCCTGGACAAGGTCACGATGCGCGCGGTCGCCCACGATCTCAACACCGGACCCGCGTCCATCTATGCGCACGTCAGTTCCATGGCAGAACTGCACGGACACATGCTCGATCGCATCGTCGGCGAGATCGACCTGACGGTTGCCGAGGGCACCTGGCGCGAGCGCGTCACCCTTCTGCTGCGAGACCTCTCCCAGGAGCTGCTCGAGTACCCGGACCTCGCGAGATCCGCGCTCGAGGTGCGCCCGTTCGGCGAGAACACGCTGCGTTTCGCGGACCATCTCATCGGCCTGCTCGAGGAGGGCGGAATCACGCCCTCGCGCCGCGCGCTAGGGATGGACCTGCTCCTGCTGTGGACCATGGGCGGGGCCGCAGAACACGCGGCCGACGCGCAGGACCCAGCCACGCCGTCGGAAACCATCAGGGCGTTCCGCGAGGCCGTGGGCGACGGCGAGAAGTACCCCAACCTCGCCGCGGTTCAGGACGTGCTGTTCATGGGCAGCGAGACCACGCGGTTCGCGTGGGGCGTCGATGCGCTGCTCACCGGCATCGCGTCGTCCAGCGATCCGCCCACGGTGTAG
- a CDS encoding UTP--glucose-1-phosphate uridylyltransferase gives MSAAGLTQAQEKMRQAGVSQAAIDVFTHYYGQLEAGATGLILEDSIEPLTDPDRLAGVEISEADANDAFAKTVIIKLNGGLGTSMGMDRAKSLLPVRDGKSFLDLIVEQVRHARAATGAPLPLLLMNSFRTRDDSLAALAAHPDIAVPGLPLDFLQNAEPKIRVDDLTPVSWPADPTLEWCPPGHGDIYTALLGSGVLQQLLDAGFKYASASNSDNLGAVPSPRIAGWFAASGAPYAAELCPRTLADKKGGHLAIRKADGRLILRDTAQTAPEEMDYFTDEFRHPFFHTNNLWFDLEKLHAALTERGAVLGLPLIRNVKTVDPTDSSSPEVFQIETAMGAAIEVFEGATAIVVGRDRFLPVKTTNDLLLLRSDAYELADDGALRLAVDAAPLVDLDSKHFKTVQKFDERFPYGAPSLREATSLTVNGDWTFGADVSVTGAVTLADAGSPQLVPDGSRLGS, from the coding sequence ATGAGCGCAGCTGGACTCACTCAGGCACAGGAAAAGATGCGTCAAGCGGGCGTGAGCCAGGCCGCGATCGACGTCTTCACCCACTACTACGGCCAGCTCGAGGCGGGCGCCACCGGGCTTATCCTCGAGGACTCGATCGAGCCCCTCACGGACCCGGACAGATTGGCCGGCGTGGAGATCAGCGAGGCCGACGCCAATGATGCCTTCGCGAAGACGGTCATCATCAAGCTCAACGGCGGGCTCGGCACCTCGATGGGCATGGACCGCGCCAAGTCGCTGCTGCCCGTCCGCGACGGCAAGTCGTTCCTCGACCTCATCGTCGAGCAGGTGCGCCACGCCCGCGCAGCCACGGGTGCTCCGCTACCGCTGCTGCTCATGAACTCGTTCCGTACCAGGGACGACTCCCTCGCAGCCCTCGCCGCGCATCCGGACATCGCGGTTCCAGGCCTGCCCCTCGACTTCCTCCAGAATGCGGAGCCGAAGATCCGCGTCGACGACCTCACCCCCGTGAGCTGGCCCGCGGATCCCACGCTTGAGTGGTGCCCTCCGGGCCACGGCGATATCTACACGGCGCTGCTCGGTTCCGGCGTTCTGCAGCAGCTCCTTGACGCCGGCTTCAAGTACGCGTCCGCGTCCAACTCGGACAATCTGGGCGCCGTGCCAAGCCCGCGTATCGCCGGCTGGTTTGCAGCGTCGGGCGCCCCGTACGCGGCTGAACTGTGCCCGCGAACCCTTGCGGACAAGAAGGGCGGCCACCTCGCCATTCGCAAGGCCGACGGCCGGCTCATCCTCCGCGACACCGCCCAAACCGCGCCGGAGGAGATGGACTACTTCACCGACGAGTTCCGCCACCCGTTCTTCCACACGAACAACCTGTGGTTCGACCTCGAGAAGCTACACGCGGCGCTCACCGAGCGCGGCGCGGTGCTTGGACTGCCGCTCATTCGCAACGTCAAGACCGTGGATCCCACGGACTCCAGCAGTCCCGAGGTGTTCCAGATCGAGACCGCGATGGGCGCCGCGATCGAGGTGTTCGAGGGTGCCACCGCGATCGTCGTTGGCCGCGACCGCTTCCTGCCCGTGAAGACCACGAACGACCTGCTTCTGCTCCGCAGCGACGCCTACGAGCTCGCCGACGACGGCGCGCTGCGCCTCGCCGTGGACGCCGCCCCGCTCGTTGACCTCGACTCGAAGCACTTCAAGACGGTGCAGAAGTTCGACGAGCGCTTCCCGTACGGAGCACCCTCGCTGCGCGAGGCCACGAGCCTCACTGTCAACGGGGACTGGACCTTCGGCGCGGACGTCTCCGTCACTGGCGCGGTCACACTGGCCGACGCCGGCTCACCTCAGCTCGTGCCCGACGGTTCTCGCCTGGGCAGTTAG
- a CDS encoding metalloregulator ArsR/SmtB family transcription factor: MPTSQLDRTFLALADPGRRAMLTRLGVGPATVSELAEPLHMTLSAVLQHVNYLEDTGLVTTRKEGRTRIVEPSLDGLRDVRDWVAAHEAAWHARFDRLGAAMDLIYPKEN, from the coding sequence ATGCCCACCTCCCAGCTAGACCGCACCTTCCTAGCCCTCGCCGACCCAGGGCGACGCGCGATGCTCACCCGCCTCGGCGTCGGCCCGGCAACCGTCTCCGAGCTCGCGGAACCACTCCACATGACCCTGAGCGCCGTGCTGCAGCACGTGAACTACCTCGAGGACACGGGCCTGGTAACCACCCGCAAGGAGGGGCGCACGCGCATCGTCGAGCCGTCCCTCGACGGGTTGCGCGACGTTCGCGACTGGGTCGCGGCGCACGAGGCCGCGTGGCACGCGCGCTTTGACCGCCTGGGAGCGGCCATGGACCTGATCTACCCCAAGGAGAACTGA